A genomic region of Miscanthus floridulus cultivar M001 chromosome 3, ASM1932011v1, whole genome shotgun sequence contains the following coding sequences:
- the LOC136546296 gene encoding uncharacterized protein isoform X1 produces MAAGRRLDVPVVDLASPDPRAAAKSTRQACVEYGFFYVINHGIERALLERVFADSRKSSSSRPWNGGEDGAGEEQQIQGLHLALLREGRRLPRVTRATGKIILSLIALSLDLDTEFFHKNGAFEAPSVFLRLLHYADMQRKR; encoded by the exons atggccgccggccgccgcctggACGTCCCCGTGGTGGACCTCGCGTCCCCGGACCCTCGCGCCGCCGCCAAGTCCACCCGCCAG GCGTGCGTGGAGTACGGGTTCTTCTACGTGATCAACCACGGGATCGAGCGCGCCCTGCTGGAGCGGGTGTTCGCCGACAGCCGGAAGAGTTCTTCGAGCAGACCATGGAATGGAGGAGAAGATGGCGCTGGGGAAGAACAGCAGATACAGGGGCTACACCTGGCCCTACTCCGAGAAGGTCGACGACTCCCCCGAGTCACGAG GGCTACAGGCAAAATAATATTGTCCCTAATTGCTTTGAGTTTGGACCTTGACACTGAATTCTTTCACAAGAACGGTGCATTTGAAGCCCCTTCAGTATTTCTTCGATTATTACACTATGCAG ATATGCAAAGAAAAAGATAG
- the LOC136546296 gene encoding probable flavonol synthase 4 isoform X2, producing MAAGRRLDVPVVDLASPDPRAAAKSTRQACVEYGFFYVINHGIERALLERVFADSRKSSSSRPWNGGEDGAGEEQQIQGLHLALLREGRRLPRVTSRNSVFLSQQFSQNSVFQPVSAKIQTCERGQ from the exons atggccgccggccgccgcctggACGTCCCCGTGGTGGACCTCGCGTCCCCGGACCCTCGCGCCGCCGCCAAGTCCACCCGCCAG GCGTGCGTGGAGTACGGGTTCTTCTACGTGATCAACCACGGGATCGAGCGCGCCCTGCTGGAGCGGGTGTTCGCCGACAGCCGGAAGAGTTCTTCGAGCAGACCATGGAATGGAGGAGAAGATGGCGCTGGGGAAGAACAGCAGATACAGGGGCTACACCTGGCCCTACTCCGAGAAGGTCGACGACTCCCCCGAGTCACGAG ccggaacagtgtttttctctcacaacaattcagccagaacagtgtttttcaaccagtttcagcTAAGATTCAGACctgcgaacggggccaataa